In Phragmites australis chromosome 17, lpPhrAust1.1, whole genome shotgun sequence, the following are encoded in one genomic region:
- the LOC133897568 gene encoding uncharacterized protein LOC133897568 isoform X3, with product MADGEASGGAYREFKALVEAADRKFARARDLPLYGGGDHHTRKAFKAYTRLWRLQQERRRELVAGGLQRWEIGEVASRIGQLYYARYLRTAEPRSLVGAYVFYEAIYSRGYFAAAAAAAGGGGGRHQGLLIRYKELRFIARFLVVAMLMRRAEAVDHLACRLRALVVETKSAYPKTNFKEWKQVLQELGRFLKADGAYKGSRSLRYDNLFDSYPSNLASIARFHSKRVLKLKEAVLTSYRRNEVKFTELTLDTLRVLQCLEWEPTGSYQIAAKELKENGTVSDQSGPSGLIDIHLSTEMSDGSLPANPQKAIIYHPTVSHLLAVLATICEELSQDSILLIYISASGFAEQNIACQKYASSSSSHSSAASASPTYKPNSHFSSDNHLWLGPRGSGGPNNLYPEDLIPFTRYPLFLVIDSENSHAFKAGHT from the exons ATGGCCGACGGCGAGGCCTCCGGCGGCGCGTACAGGGAGTTCAAGGCGCtggtggaggcggcggaccGCAAgttcgcgcgcgcgcgcgactTGCCGCTCTACGGCGGCGGGGACCACCACACCCGGAAGGCCTTCAAGGCGTACACGCGGCTGTGGCGGCTGCAGCAGGAGCGACGCCGGGAGCTCGTCGCTGGGGGGCTCCAACGGTGGGAGatcggcgaggtggcctcccGGATCGGCCAGCTCTACTACGCGCGCTACCTCCGCACGGCCGAGCCGCGGTCGCTCGTCGGGGCGTACGTCTTCTACGAGGCCATCTACAGCCGCGGGTatttcgccgccgccgctgccgcggccGGGGGCGGAGGCGGCAGGCACCAGGGCCTCCTGATCCGGTACAAGGAGCTGCGGTTCATCGCCCGGTTCCTCGTCGTGGCCATGCTGATGCGGCGAGCCGAGGCGGTGGACCACCTCGCCTGCCGCCTCCGCGCACTAGTCGTGGAAACGAAGTCGGCATACCCC AAAACCAACTTCAAGGAATGGAAGCAAGTGCTTCAAGAGCTTGGGAGATTCTTGAAAGCTGATGGAGCATACAAAGGATCTAGATCACTAAGATATGATAACCTGTTTGATTCTTACCCATCAAACCTTGCGTCTATTGCACGATTCCATTCAAAAAGAGTGCTTAAACTGAAGGAAGCTGTATTAACAAGCTACCGCCGGAATGAG GTTAAGTTCACAGAACTTACTTTGGACACATTGAGAGTGCTACAGTGTTTGGAATGGGAGCCCACTGGGTCTTATCAGATTGCTGCTAAAGAACTTAAAGAAAATGGCACTGTAAGTGATCAGAGTGGACCCTCTGGTCTGATTGATATTCACCTGTCTACAGAAATGTCTGATGGAAGTCTTCCTGCAAATCCTCAAAAAGCAATTATATATCATCCTACAGTCTCTCATCTTTTAGCG GTTCTTGCAACAATCTGCGAGGAGCTTTCACAAGATAGCATTTTACTCATCTATATATCAGCATCAG GGTTTGCTGAGCAGAATATTGCTTGTCAAAAGTATGCCTCTAGCTCCTCATCGCATTCAAGTGCTGCTTCTGCATCTCCTACGTATAAGCCAAATTCACATTTCAGTTCAGATAACCATCTATGGCTTGGTCCCCGTGGAAGTGGAG